A single Metarhizium brunneum chromosome 5, complete sequence DNA region contains:
- the GTPC1 gene encoding GTP cyclohydrolase 1 type 2, which yields MASIARYSLIFYAPPAAVEACKAAIFAASAGRYPGPGNYTECCWSATGTGQFRPGDTASPHLGRVGALEHTPEVRVETLCLGLDVARKAVAALKGAHPYEEPAYQVVKLEDL from the exons atGGCATCCATCGCCCGCTACAGCCTCATCTTCTACGCaccgcccgccgccgtcgaggcctgcaaggctgccatcttcgccgccagcgccggccGCTACCCCGGCCCGGGCAACTACACCGAGTGCTGCTGGTCCGCGACCGGCACGGGCCAGTTCCGCCCCGGCGACACGGCCAGCCCGCACCTCGGCCGCGTCGGCGCCCTCGAGCACACGCCCGAGGTGCGTGTCGAGACGCTGTGCCTCGGGCTGGACGTGGCCAGGAAGGCCGTCGCCGCGCTCAAGGG AGCGCATCCCTACGAGGAGCCGGCGTACCAGGTCGTCAAGTTGGAGGATCTGTGA
- the AIH_1 gene encoding Agmatine deiminase, with translation MVPSRGISVCRPAEWAKHARTILAWPSPKAAPYKDDDAALRRATDDVSSIAEAVARFEPVSILVDRECLPQAEKRFRSTHSHGIHVHALARGGLDVWMRDMAPTFTIETNNTSRRELRGVAFNFNGWGNRFPSEACSSFAKAYLADAGIRPVSSCITAEGGALETDGEGTLLASESSLVNDNRNPGRTRSHIEAELRRTLGVTKFIWIPGLEDGDSTDFHVDAYALFARPGVVVVSAPSETEEASRWTDAYAEAREVLASATDARGRKLEIVEIQEPRVEKVVPGGDLAAVEHGEGHRPVHSYVNFLIVNGGVVLPQFGDGMADRRAAETARRVFGEEREVVPVLIRELPLLGGGIHCASQEVPCVDGGSV, from the coding sequence ATGGTCCCAAGCCGCGGAATCTCAGTCTGCCGCCCAGCGGAATGGGCCAAACACGCACGCACAATCCTTGCCTGGCCGTCTCCCAAAGCCGCCCCCTacaaagacgacgacgcagccCTGCGCCGCGCCACAGACGACGTGAGCTCCATCGCAGAGGCCGTTGCTCGTTTCGAGCCCGTGTCCATCCTAGTCGATCGCGAGTGTCTACCACAGGCCGAGAAGCGGTTTCGCTCAACGCACAGCCACGGGATACATGTGCATGCCCTGGCCAGAGGCGGGCTAGACGTGTGGATGCGCGACATGGCGCCGACTTTTACAATCGAGACAAACAACACAAGCAGAAGAGAACTGCGCGGCGTGGCATTCAACTTCAACGGGTGGGGGAATAGATTCCCCTCGGAGGCGTGCAGCAGCTTCGCAAAGGCGTACCTCGCCGACGCGGGGATCCGACCGGTCTCGTCGTGCATCACAGCCGAGGGCGGCGCTTTGGAGACTGACGGCGAGGGCACCCTGCTCGCCAGCGAGAGCTCCCTCGTCAACGACAACAGGAACCCGGGCCGGACCAGGTCTCACATCGAGGCCGAGCTGCGCCGCACACTGGGCGTGACAAAGTTCATATGGATACCGGGCCTTGAAGACGGCGACTCGACGGACTTTCACGTCGACGCCTACGCGCTCTTCGCGAGGCCGGGCGTGGTTGTCGTGTCGGCGCCTAGCGAGACTGAAGAGGCGAGCCGGTGGACGGATGCGTACGCCGAGGCCCGCGAGGTGCTGGCTTCCGCGACGGACGCCAGGGGGCGCAAGTTGGAAATCGTGGAGATTCAGGAGCCGAGGGTGGAAAAGGTCGTGCCGGGGGGGGATTTAGCCGCTGTCGAGCACGGGGAAGGGCACAGGCCGGTGCACAGCTATGTCAACTTTTTGATTGTGAATGGCGGTGTGGTGTTGCCCCAGTTTGGGGACGGGATGGCGGACAGGAGGGCGGCGgagacggcgaggagggtATTTGGGGAAGAGAGGGAGGTGGTTCCCGTTTTGATTCGCGAGTTGCCGCTTCTGGGGGGTGGGATTCATTGCGCTTCGCAGGAGGTGCCGTGTGTAGATGGCGGTTCCGTTTGA
- the PRY1_1 gene encoding Protein PRY1, producing the protein MRLSSISILTLATAGMATAAPAELEQRPRGNFKDEMLAAHNFFRGQHGAEPLSWKGNLASKAQDWADTCRWSHDSAGENLAAGTGLASWGSFVNLWGAERTKYNWADPGFSPDTGHFTQVVWKATQSLGCGWNTCRGGKGKASGVYVVCKYAPVGNYVGQFADNVGEQTEGEASDVWHK; encoded by the exons ATGCGTCTCTCTAGCATCAGCATCCTCACCCTCGCAACCGCGggcatggccacggccgcacCGGCGGAGCTCGAGCAACGACCACGCGGCAACTTCAAGGACGAGATGCTCGCCGCACACAACTTCTTCCGCGGCCAGCACGGCGCGGAACCCCTCTCCTGGAAGGGCAACCTCGCGAGCAAGGCCCAGGACTGGGCCGACACCTGCCGCTGGTCCCACGAT AGCGCCGGCGAGAACCTCGCGGCCGGCACCGGCCTCGCCAGCTGGGGCAGCTTCGTCAACCTCTGGGGAGCCGAGCGCACAAAGTACAACTGGGCGGACCCGGGCTTCTCCCCGGACACCGGCCACTTCACGCAGGTCGTCTGGAAGGCCACGCAGTCGCTCGGGTGCGGGTGGAACACGTGccgcggcggcaagggcaaggccaGCGGCGTCTACGTCGTGTGCAAGTATGCCCCTGTGGGAAACTACGTGGGCCAGTTTGCCGACAACGTGGGCGAGCAGACGGAGGGGGAGGCCAGCGACGTGTGGCACAAGTAG
- the RED2_2 gene encoding Dehydrogenase RED2 yields the protein MFSREGLTLDVVAGAVRNWILTPTTMLPLALGLTWEPLFARLAQRSSRDRAAAIRSRVYWLAAASLALALNDQLNKQSANNWVVDSRWNWDDEIVVVTGGSSGIGASICQKLVARNPRTRIVVLDYVPLSWAPPPGARLHFYECDLSDAYAIKLVCDRVKAEVGHPTVLFNNAGLARGSTVMEGTSNDVQLTIKTNLIAPFLLVREFLPEMVRRDHGHILNTGSLSSVVSAPTIVDYSASKAGLTALHEGLQLELKSLHKAPRVRLTLGIFSFIRTPLFTGKTNESNFVAPLLNVETVSDKLVDAAYSGYGGTIYLPGICRYITSLKGGPEWLFRRIRERSLRGDYDFERQKSRYDQETGKRIVPALDPLK from the exons ATGTTTTCTCGTGAAGGCCTCACCCTCGACGTCGTGGCCGGAGCAGTACGGAACTGGATCCTCACTCCGACGACAATGCTCCCGCTGGCCTTGGGCCTGACATGGGAACCGCTCTTTGCTCGACTGGCCCAACGGAGCTCGCGCGATCGGGCAGCAGCCATCCGCTCTCGAGTCTACTGGCTCGCCGCCGCAAGTCTCGCCCTCGCTCTCAACGACCAGCTCAACAAGCAAAGCGCCAACAACTGGGTCGTCGACTCCCGGTGGAACTGGGACGATGAGATTGTCGTTGTCACGGGGGGGAGCAGCGGCATCGGCGCAAGCATCTGCCAGAAACTCGTCGCCAGGAACCCTCGCACGCGCATCGTCGTTCTCGACTACGTTCCGCTGTCgtgggcgccgccgcctggcgCGAGACTGCACTTCTACGAGTGCGACTTGAGCGATGCCTACGCCATCAAGCTTGTATGCGACCGCGTCAAGGCCGAGGTCGGCCATCCTACCGTCCTCTTCAACAATGCCGGCTTGGCCCGGGGGTCGACCGTCATGGAAGGGACGTCCAACGACGTGCAGCTCACCATCAAGACGAATTTGATTGCGCCGTTTCTCCTGGTTAGGGAATTTCTGCCGGAAATGGTGCGCAGGGACCATGGCCACATCTTGAATACGGGCTCCCTGAGTTCCGTCGTCTCGGCCCCTACCATTGTCGATTACTCTGCTTCCAAGGCTGGCTTGACGGCTTTGCACGAG GGCCTGCAACTGGAGCTCAAGAGCCTGCATAAAGCCCCTAGGGTGCGTCTTACGCTGGGAATATTCAGCTTCATCCGCACGCCTCTTTTCACCGGCAAGACGAATGAATCCAATTTCGTGGCCCCGCTGCTAAACGTGGAAACCGTGAGCGACAAGCTCGTGGATGCGGCGTACAGCGGCTACGGCGGCACCATCTATCTGCCGGGCATATGCAGATACATCACTAGCTTG AAAGGGGGCCCAGAATGGCTCTTCCGGCGTATTCGGGAGCGCTCGCTGCGGGGTGACTATGATTTCGAGAGACAGAAGAGCCGCTATGACCAGGAGACTGGGAAGCGCATTGTGCCGGCCCTTGACCCGCTCAAGTAG
- the atp12 gene encoding Protein atp12, giving the protein MRPTTQLPLRAVSRIISTPIHTRPLHATTYKAASVASVLGTGPPPEPPTAAVRNMNERIERRRKQADLLKQAKVIRNAKDGKTTALRKRFWKDVSVQEVDGALQVHLDTRPLRHPQTKEVIRLPLSKPNLAFAIALEWDTMTSSLQATKQHFIPLTSLACRALDIEKDDASSAPGAATIRNDITTSVLRYLDTDSLLCWAPPAGEYDLRNDAGESLRDVQKRTTDEIVSFMTTHVWPGIRLEPVLDGHAIMPRKQDDGVREVVQGWVSGLSPWEMAGLERAVLAGKSLVAAARFITEWSEGPVRKPNLSGHVQFGVEEAAKTVSLEVDWQVTQWGEVEDTHDVNNEDVRRQLGSVVLLVSGTGKHA; this is encoded by the exons ATGCGGCCAACCACCCAATTGCCGCTGCGGGCGGTCTCGCGCATCATCAGCACGCCCATCCACACCCGTCCTCTCCATGCCACGACATACAAAGCAGCCAGCGTCGCCTCCGTCCTCGGCACCGGGCCACCACCGGAGCCGCCGACCGCAGCCGTTCGCAACATGAACGAACGAATCGAGCGCCGGCGGAAACAGGCCGACCTGCTGAAGCAAGCCAAAGTCATAAGAAATGCAAAGGATGGCAAGACCACGGCCCTGCGGAAGAGGTTTTGGAAGGATGTCAGCGTGCAAGAAGTAGACG GCGCTCTCCAAGTCCACCTCGATACACGGCCGCTGCGACACCCGCAGACCAAGGAAGTCATTCGACTGCCCCTCTCCAAGCCCAACCTCGCCTTCGCCATCGCCCTCGAATGGGACACCATGACGTCGTCGCTGCAGGCCACCAAGCAGCACTTCATCCCCCTGACCTCACTGGCCTGCCGGGCTCTGGACATTGAAAAGGACGACGCGTCGAGCGCGCCCGGCGCGGCCACGATCCGAAAcgacatcaccaccagcgtCCTGCGGTACCTCGACACCGATTCGCTGCTGTGCTGGGCGCCGCCCGCGGGCGAGTATGACCTGCGCAACGACGCGGGCGAGTCTCTCCGCGACGTGCAGAAGCGCACGACCGACGAGATTGTCTCGTTCATGACGACGCACGTCTGGCCCGGCATCAGGCTGGAGCCCGTGCTCGACGGCCACGCCATCATGCCCAGGAAGCAGGACGACGGCGTGCGGGAAGTCGTCCAGGGGTGGGTGTCTGGCCTGAGCCCCTGGGAAATGGCAGGGCTGGAGCGAGCCGTGCTGGCGGGCAAGAGCCTGGTCGCCGCGGCGCGCTTCATCACCGAGTGGAGCGAGGGACCTGTCAGGAAGCCCAACCTGTCCGGCCATGTGCAGTTTGGCGTGGAGGAAGCCGCCAAGACGGTCAGTCTGGAGGTGGATTGGCAGGTAACACAGTGGGGAGAGGTTGAAGACACGCACGATGTGAATAATGAGGATGTGCGCAGACAGTTGGGCAGCGTTGTGTTGCTGGTTTCGGGAACGGGCAAGCATGCCTAG
- the BVMO gene encoding Baeyer-Villiger monooxygenase — translation MGKTTPTYSQFGCIGSGFSAIGLGATLKRWYGITDIQFFERHSDLGGTWWANKYPGCACDVPSILYSFSFAPNPKWSQVLATADELWQYLKYVANQYDLESKMTFRAEVSRCEWREQTKRWRMYIRNLDTGETLVHECQFLFGATGLLVKPRPCDIPGADSFKGPLFHSAEWRQDVDVTGKNVVLVGNGCTASQIVPAIVNKTKHLSQFVRSKHWIIPPINVPYTKFWQTLFEHVPGVLAFFRFSIFMYAENDMRGFFMTKAGEAYRKHYEGVATRYIKKTAPAKYHDMLIPDFSLGCKRRIYDPGYCKALHATNLTVSQEPIVEIVPEGVRTRDGNVTEADVIVLANGFDTNEFMAGIEVVGRSGKTINEHWESWDGPEAYACSALNDFPNFFMLLGPNTATGHTSTILAAENNINYALRVIKPVLDGEAQFAEVRRDAEERYSREMQAALKNTVWFSGCHSWYNKEDADGNKWNAMTYPKFQPQFWWESMFPVYSDWIYEVGARTVHMVPQGKERQRRRKISLACEPCRERKSRCDGGKPICSMCRRRALGLERCVYKLENARTASTDEYIKVLHSRIRKLEQVCRDSHVQVPSLDFDLPPIAEAETEADTRQTPTSTPICSDYSFLRLTPTKESSSVDSPLVQAQPPNTAASADNGIVTAEPNSSVSAMGTVITDDDVSVSEDFYGSSSTASFFKEAFDSMKDHKKHHHTQPRREAGRDWRRGSSYFVPSHQFSLPPRDLADHLVATFREKVYYMYPFFHLPSFEAAYRSLWKPQAEPKRPSTSSPTSLGLGCYPDGDANTISFHAALNAIFSLACHYSDLPPAERLAASTTFFLRTKPFVNIDLLEANNLSVVQTLLLIALNLQGTPHPSRCWNASGVACRVAQGLGLHAEHHQDTRGALEKEIRRRTWYGCIVMDMLVSMTYGRPAMTTHISVLPLPSGFEKNLSVPVEPHQVAPRFRFYRENIRLCGILEDILSKVYQPWMNRVSPDLSPITGGNTSPYYSLDTIVMLHRKLSDFENSVHETLSWKREGEIPSEYAALFKAQRLLLHGRFIYLRIMLLRPILTHLSTHEQPKSVGPKLESTTFTDPILAGTSLQCAKLCVEAAIDLLRLLHTNFNPQVPGSWWWDVLYACTAGIVLIIARTCPTLVPSLNQAQMSTAWDECQQILKHVASFNASGRQSLKMLQIIHSKVLVKSGSSPASPNLRPQTTPAAEECDLLQSVAFDSATNFDLSTEPEFQGFGDLDMIGSFFNWDTTSFDAFGGVPIQN, via the exons ATGGGCAAGACTACCCCCACATACAGCCAGTTTGGCTGCATTGGCTCTGGCTTTTCTGCCATTGGCCTGGGCGCGACTCTGAAGCGATGGTACGGCATCACCGATATCCAGTTCTTCGAGAGGCACTCCGACTTGGGGGGCACTTGGTGGGCGAACAAATACCCAG GATGTGCCTGCGATGTTCCCAGCATCCTGTACAGCTTTTCCTTTGCGCCAAACCCCAAATGGAGCCAAGTTCTCGCCACCGCCGACGAGCTCTGGCAATACTTGAAATATGTCGCCAACCAGTACGATTTGGAGAGCAAGATGACGTTTCGGGCAGAGGTTTCCCGCTGCGAGTGGAGGGAACAGACGAAACGGTGGAGGATGTACATTCGAAACTTGGACACGGGCGAAACCCTCGTCCACGAGTGCCAGTTCCTCTTTGGCGCTACCGGACTCTTGGTGAAGCCTAGACCGTGCGATATCCCCGGCGCCGACTCCTTCAAGGGTCCTCTGTTCCATTCCGCCGAATGGAGACAGGACGTGGACGTGACGGGCAAGAATGTCGTCCTGGTAGGCAACGGCTGCACGGCGTCGCAAATCGTCcctgccattgtcaacaagaccaagcaTCTGAGCCAGTTCGTGCGCTCCAAGCACTGGATCATCCCGCCCATCAACGTCCCATACACCAAGTTTTGGCAGACCCTGTTCGAGCATGTCCCCGGCGTGCTTGCCTTCTTCCGCTTCAGCATCTTCATGTATGCTGAAAACGACATGAGAGGATTCTTCATGACCAAGGCCGGCGAGGCATATAGGAAGCACTACGAGGGCGTTGCCACCAGATACATAAAGAAGACCGCCCCCGCCAAATACCACGACATGCTGATCCCCGACTTTTCCCTGGGGTGCAAGCGGCGGATCTACGACCCCGGCTACTGCAAGGCTCTGCACGCCACCAACTTGACTGTGTCGCAGGAGCCCATTGTAGAGATTGTGCCGGAAGGTGTCCGCACCAGGGACGGCAACGTGACCGAGGCGGATGTCATTGTCCTGGCCAACGGCTTCGACACCAATGAATTCATGGCCGGCATCGAGGTTGTCGGCAGAAGCGGCAAGACCATCAATGAGCATTGGGAATCCTGGGACGGGCCAGAAGCTTACGCTTGCTCGGCTCTGAATGACTTTCCCAACTTTTTCATGCTTCTAG GTCCCAACACTGCCACGGGTCACACATCCACCATCTTGGCTGCTGAAAACAACATCAACTACGCCCTGCGAGTCATCAAGCCGGTTCTCGATGGAGAGGCCCAGTTTGCCGAAGTAAGgcgcgacgccgaggagaggTACTCGCGAGAGATGCAAGCAGCGCTCAAGAACACTGTTTGGTTCTCGGGCTGCCACAGCTGGTATAACAAGGAGGATGCGGACGGCAACAAGTGGAATGCCATGACGTATCCCAAGTTTCAGCCGCAATTCTGGTGGGAGAGCATGTTCCCCGTGTACAGCGACTGGATTTATGAGGTAG GAGCTCGCACCGTCCACATGGTACCTCAGGGCAAGGAACGCCAGCGTCGCCGCAAGATAAGTCTTGCATGTGAGCCGTGTCGCGAACGCAAGTCACGATGTGATGGCGGTAAGCCCATCTGCTCCATGTGTCGGCGACGAGCACTAGGGTTAGAAAGATGCGTGTATAAGTTGGAGAATGCGAGGACGGCCAGCACAGATGA ATATATCAAAGTCTTACACAGTCGTATCCGGAAACTAGAACAAGTCTGCAGGGACTCGCATGTCCAAGTTCCGTCGCTAGACTTTGACCTTCCCCCCATTGCTGAAGCAGAGACTGAAGCCGACACAAGGCAAACACCAACATCCACGCCAATCTGTTCGGACTATAGCTTCTTGCGGCTGACGCCCACCAAGGAATCCTCGTCAGTAGACTCGCCTCTCGTGCAAGCCCAGCCACCAAACACGGCAGCCTCCGCAGACAACGGCATCGTCACCGCCGAACCAAACAGCAGCGTCTCAGCCATGGGCACCGTTATCACCGATGACGACGTTTCCGTCTCCGAAGACTTCTACGGCAGTTCCTCTACAGCCTCGTTCTTCAAAGAAGCCTTCGACTCCATGAAGGACCACAAGAAGCACCATCACACGCAACCCCGGCGAGAAGCAGGCCGCGATTGGCGCCGCGGCTCGTCCTACTTCGTGCCCTCTCATCAATTCTCCCTGCCGCCTCGCGACCTCGCAGACCACCTGGTCGCCACATTTCGTGAAAAGGTCTACTACATGTATCCGTTCTTTCACTTGCCTTCATTTGAGGCTGCATATCGCAGTCTCTGGAAGCCTCAAGCCGAGCCAAAGCGTCCTTCCACCTCTTCACCAACCAGTCTCGGGCTGGGTTGTTATCCTGACGGTGACGCAAACACGATTTCGTTTCATGCTGCACTGAATGCCATTTTTTCACTTGCGTGTCATTATTCGGACCTCCCGCCCGCCGAGCGActggccgcctcgacgaCGTTTTTCCTCAGGACAAAGCCCTTTGTGAATATTGATCTTTTGGAGGCGAATAATTTAAGTGTCGTACAGACCTTGTTGCTCATTGCGTTGAATTTGCAGGGCACGCCGCATCCAAGTCGGTGCTGGAATGCGAGCGGTGTCGCATGTAGAGTTGCTCAGGGGCTGGGTTTGCATGCAGAGCACCATCAGGACACGAGGGGCGCACTGGAGAAGGAGATTCGGAGGAGGACCTGGTATGGCTGTATTGTAATGGATAT GTTGGTGAGCATGACATACGGCCGCCCGGCTATGACAACACACATTTCAGTATTGCCGCTCCCGTCCGGGTTTGAGAAGAATCTCTCGGTGCCTGTGGAGCCACATCAGGTCGCACCTAGATTTCGGTTCTACAGAGAAAACATTCGCCTCTGCGGGATACTGGAGGATATTCTATCCAAGGTATACCAGCCGTGGATGAATCGCGTGTCGCCTGATCTATCTCCTATCACGGGCGGGAATACCTCGCCGTATTACAGCCTCGATACGATTGTCATGCTACATAGGAAGTTGTCTGATTTTGAAAATTCCGTGCACGAGACGCTTTCGTggaagagagagggagagatTCCGTCTGAATATGCTGCGCTGTTTAAAGCTCAGAGACTGCTGCTTCATGGTCG TTTTATATATCTTCGCATCATGCTGCTTCGACCCATTCTAACACACCTCTCAACACACGAGCAACCAAAATCCGTAGGTCCCAAGCTAGAATCAACTACGTTCACGGATCCTATTCTAGCAGGGACATCGCTCCAATGTGCGAAATTATGTGTCGAGGCGGCGATAGATTTGTTGCGACTACTTCATACCAATTTTAATCCACAGGTTCCAGGGTCATGGTGGTGGGATGTCCTGT ATGCCTGCACGGCTGGCATCGTACTTATCATAGCGAGGACATGTCCCACCCTCGTCCCGTCACTCAATCAAGCCCAAATGTCAACGGCTTGGGACGAATGCCAACAGATTCTGAAGCATGTTGCTTCGTTCAACGCGTCTGGGCGACAGTCTCTCAAAATGCTTCAGATCATCCATAGTAAAGTCTTGGTTAAATCAGGAA GCAGCCCAGCTAGTCCCAACCTGCGACCCCAAACCACTCCAGCGGCGGAAGAATGTGATCTGTTGCAGTCGGTGGCGTTTGATTCCGCGACGAATTTTGACTTGTCGACAGAACCTGAGTTTCAGGGTTTTGGAGATTTGGATATGATTGGGTCGTTTTTCAACTGGGATACTACGAGTTTTGATGCGTTTGGGGGAGTGCCGATACAGAATTAA
- the SAP2 gene encoding Candidapepsin-2 — protein MRSISLGTAVLVLLGAGLSIAVDKTLLKGFSQSVSGDGFLAMPVGTVNRLPGVRRAANAFEDQLNNMDFFYATDVNIGSPPQRVTVLVDTGSSELWVNPDCTTTKTRQQANQCQQFGQYNPQQSNKSYGPFGKEQLNYGDPSDPKTQTSVLIHYYADTVALGDAKIDNQTFGVVAESKGQAQGIMGLAPDLKGGFTTDEPYSLVLDSMAQQGVISSRVFSLDLRHSDDQYGAVIYGGLDRNKFIGALEKRPIVKGVGGEWRLAVELTTIGVTMSSSSSFAVNKSDANVMLDSGTTISRMHSTVAVPILRALNATDDGEGYYQVPCSAKTSGGSVDFGFGSKTVRVPLKDFILDLSGSSDTCYVGMVLTTDQQILGDSVLRAGYFVFDWDNQEVHIAQADNCGKNDIVAVSSGTDAVPSATGNCKASDTSATVTGTSSAQPTSTTGSVSTKTYTTAYTITSCPSIDPACVTGVVTTQTAQAVSTGGGGNKNAGVRVTAISSLLIIIGVAAMACNIL, from the exons ATGCGGTCCATATCCTTGGGCACCGCGGTGCTCGTCTTACTCGGAGCCGGCTTGTCTATTGCCGTGGACAAGACCCTCTTGAAGGGCTTCTCGCAATCCGTCAGTGGAGATGGCTTCCTGGCGATGCCTGTTGGCACCGTGAACCGACTGCCTGGCGTAAGGCGAGCTGCGAACGCCTTTGAGGACCAGCTCAATAACATGGACTTCTTTTATGCCACAGACG TCAACATTGGCAGCCCTCCCCAACGAGTCACAGTACTCGTCGATACTGGTTCAAGTGAATTATGGGTCAACCCTGATTGCACAACGACCAAAACTCGACAGCAGGCAAATCAGTGCCAGCAATTTGGCCAATATAATCCCCAACAGTCCAATAAGTCCTACGGACCCTTTGGAAAGGAGCAGCTCAATTACGGAGACCCTTCCGATCCCAAGACCCAAACGTCAGTCTTGATTCACTATTATGCCGATACGGTTGCACTTGGAGATGCCAAAATCGACAACCAAACATTTGGGGTCGTGGCGGAGAGCAAGGGCCAGGCCCAAGGTATCATGGGGttagcaccagacttgaagGGCGGTTTTACTACCGACGAACCATACAGCTTGGTCCTGGACTCCATGGCCCAGCAAGGCGTCATTTCCAGCCGGGTATTTTCTCTAGACTTGCGCCACTCTGACGATCAGTACGGCGCTGTTATTTATGGTGGTCTGGACAGGAATAAATTCATCGGTGCACTTGAGAAGCGTCCAATCGTCAAGGGCGTTGGCGGTGAGTGGCGGCTCGCGGTTGAGTTGACAACGATTGGCGTCACcatgtcatcatcatccagctTCGCAGTCAACAAATCCGATGCAAATGTTATGCTGGACTCTGGGACGACAATTTCCCGCATGCATTCCACCGTAGCCGTACCTATACTGCGCGCTCTGAATGCCACGGATGACGGCGAAGGCTACTACCAGGTGCCTTGTTCGGCCAAGACGTCCGGAGGCAGCGTAGACTTTGGATTTGGAAGTAAGACGGTTCGCGTGCCATTGAAGGACTTTATTTTGGATTTGAGCGGTTCTTCCGACACGTGCTACGTTGGCATGGTCCTCACAACAGACCAACAGATCCTGGGAGACAGTGTTCTCCGCGCTGGTTATTTTGTATTCGACTGGGACAACCAGGAGGTGCATATTGCCCAAGCCGACAACTGCGGCAAGAACGATATTGTTGCCGTTTCGTCTGGTACAGATGCGGTTCCTTCTGCTACTGGAAATTGCAAAGCAAGTGACACTTCTGCTACTGTTACTGGTACTAGTAGTGCCCAG CCAACTTCCACGACGGGCAGCGTCTCTACCAAGACGTACACGACGGCCTATACCATCACTTCGTGCCCGTCTATTGATCCCGCCTGCGTGACTGGCGTGGTGACGACACAGACAGCCCAAGCGGTATCCACGGGTGGCGGCGGTAACAAAAACGCTGGAGTGCGAGTCACGGCGATAAGTTCTCTGCTTATTATAATCGGCgttgcggccatggcatgcAACATTTTATGA